One part of the Tunicatimonas pelagia genome encodes these proteins:
- a CDS encoding lysophospholipid acyltransferase family protein, translating into MTQRKPLRKKIKYAVLYRFILSLLWLAGKFPRRWVLGIYEQLGRLAYYLFPDERKKIAEHLDYALTEEAKSIDKQQFSKILFRKLAKNVADIFISSSFRSSADLDKIIDVEGLEHFEQAYQRGKGVIMLGPHSGAFEMVASYISSHGYPLNIVGRKLQNLTLDKLLIEHRTQFGAKSIYSQEGVLTLVRALKRGEVMAILIDQDVKWAKGIFVNFFGKPTYTPIGAAWLAQSTQAAVVPMAIHRQPNERHKITILPEIEIAKTGNTEADLQTNTQRFSDVLEKLIRMDLTQWVWMHERWKTQPEVMMND; encoded by the coding sequence ATGACCCAAAGGAAGCCTCTACGGAAAAAAATTAAGTACGCGGTACTGTACCGATTCATCCTGAGCTTACTCTGGCTAGCTGGAAAGTTTCCTCGTCGGTGGGTTCTGGGAATTTATGAGCAACTGGGGCGGCTAGCTTACTACTTGTTTCCTGATGAACGAAAAAAGATTGCTGAGCATCTTGATTATGCTCTGACGGAAGAGGCGAAGTCAATTGATAAACAACAGTTTAGTAAAATACTCTTTCGGAAACTCGCTAAGAACGTAGCTGATATTTTTATTTCCAGCTCCTTTCGCTCATCGGCTGATCTGGACAAGATCATTGATGTAGAAGGGTTAGAGCACTTTGAGCAAGCCTACCAGCGGGGCAAAGGCGTAATTATGTTGGGACCACACTCCGGCGCGTTTGAAATGGTAGCATCTTACATCAGTAGTCACGGCTATCCGCTCAATATTGTGGGAAGAAAGCTTCAAAATCTAACCTTAGATAAACTACTGATTGAACATCGCACCCAGTTTGGAGCTAAATCTATCTACAGCCAGGAGGGAGTATTGACTTTAGTGCGGGCACTCAAGCGAGGAGAGGTTATGGCTATTCTGATCGATCAGGATGTGAAGTGGGCCAAAGGAATATTTGTCAACTTCTTTGGTAAACCAACCTACACACCCATTGGGGCAGCTTGGCTAGCTCAGAGCACGCAGGCGGCGGTGGTTCCTATGGCAATTCATCGGCAACCCAACGAACGGCATAAGATCACCATACTGCCTGAAATTGAGATTGCTAAAACCGGCAACACAGAAGCTGATCTTCAAACCAATACCCAACGATTCTCCGACGTACTGGAAAAACTTATTCGGATGGATCTAACTCAGTGGGTCTGGATGCACGAACGCTGGAAAACCCAACCGGAAGTGATGATGAATGATTAA
- a CDS encoding TonB family protein: protein MSNYLLELAVIHSALMLGYWFFLRKERQYATLRFYLLGSTLLALTIPLLKLPKLFSSPEPIYAAPAEALSLEAITVIPTANESIWNSEVLIGGYLMVSAFFLLKFLGSVLYIVYLERRSHYEIFDGVYIRKIQDIEGSFTFFNWIFLNADINKNQPDYNVILKHEQAHATLGHTYDVLFFELFKVCFWWLPTAWLTTQEIKKIHEYQADAYALKSYSIDQYSSILISSTLKSNGLSLASSFHDGLIKKRLTAMKNQAKNVSLWKLGALSALGALLFIAFACSEELDQEIKEMGNQSNAISFYDLPADMQTGLREIKDQLSFMKVDVPEGKDISDVEKLQNLDPELIHTMNVNKIDRTIYLALKKEGVNFNYLADMSRIDGELFTVVEEMPEYVGGMDAFYQYVANEVKYPAQARQQSVEGHVFVQFVVEKDGSLTDVQVIKGIGAGCDQEAVRVVENSPAFKPGKQRGKPVRVRMVMPITFILNGDNLGKQEIIEVAEAKVVNNTFTVNADYADGKWSGTIYAEDGKGFPGANIVVAGATTGTVSDLDGNFSVEADKANDLYISAVGYERVKIEGE, encoded by the coding sequence ATGAGCAATTACCTACTTGAGCTGGCCGTTATTCACTCTGCGTTGATGCTAGGCTACTGGTTCTTTCTGCGGAAGGAGCGGCAGTACGCCACCTTGCGATTTTACCTCTTAGGTTCTACACTTTTAGCACTGACCATTCCGCTGCTCAAGCTACCCAAACTGTTTAGCAGCCCAGAACCAATTTACGCGGCACCTGCCGAAGCCTTATCGCTAGAAGCTATCACCGTTATCCCTACGGCTAATGAGTCAATCTGGAACTCAGAGGTATTAATCGGGGGATATCTAATGGTTAGCGCGTTCTTTCTGCTCAAATTCTTGGGTAGCGTACTTTACATAGTCTACTTAGAACGCCGAAGCCACTACGAAATATTTGATGGGGTCTACATCCGTAAAATTCAGGATATTGAAGGGAGCTTCACCTTCTTCAACTGGATATTTCTGAATGCTGACATCAATAAAAATCAGCCGGATTATAATGTGATTCTAAAGCATGAGCAAGCCCACGCTACGCTGGGGCATACCTACGACGTACTGTTCTTCGAACTATTTAAAGTGTGTTTCTGGTGGCTACCTACGGCTTGGCTTACTACCCAAGAAATTAAAAAAATACATGAGTATCAGGCCGATGCTTACGCGCTTAAATCGTACAGCATCGACCAGTATTCGTCTATACTGATCAGTTCTACCCTAAAGTCAAATGGACTGAGCTTGGCCAGCTCGTTCCACGATGGTTTAATTAAAAAACGATTAACAGCAATGAAAAATCAAGCAAAAAACGTAAGCCTCTGGAAGCTGGGAGCCTTATCCGCACTAGGTGCTTTACTCTTCATCGCATTTGCGTGCAGCGAAGAGCTAGATCAGGAAATAAAGGAGATGGGTAACCAAAGTAACGCTATCTCCTTTTACGATTTGCCGGCTGATATGCAGACCGGTCTGAGGGAAATTAAAGATCAGTTATCGTTCATGAAAGTAGATGTGCCTGAGGGTAAAGATATTTCTGACGTAGAAAAATTACAAAATCTTGACCCCGAACTCATTCATACAATGAATGTAAACAAGATTGATAGAACGATTTACCTTGCCCTAAAAAAAGAAGGGGTCAACTTTAACTACTTGGCTGATATGTCGAGGATAGATGGTGAACTCTTTACGGTAGTGGAAGAGATGCCCGAGTACGTAGGAGGAATGGATGCCTTCTACCAATACGTAGCCAACGAAGTGAAATATCCTGCCCAAGCCCGGCAGCAGAGCGTTGAGGGACACGTTTTCGTTCAGTTTGTAGTAGAGAAAGATGGTTCGCTAACGGATGTGCAAGTAATTAAAGGAATTGGAGCGGGCTGCGACCAAGAAGCAGTACGAGTCGTAGAAAATTCTCCTGCGTTTAAACCCGGAAAGCAGCGAGGGAAACCGGTACGGGTGCGAATGGTGATGCCGATCACTTTTATCCTGAATGGAGACAATCTTGGTAAACAGGAAATAATAGAGGTAGCCGAAGCCAAGGTAGTAAATAATACATTTACTGTAAACGCCGATTACGCCGATGGTAAATGGTCAGGTACAATCTATGCTGAAGATGGCAAGGGTTTTCCCGGTGCGAACATTGTAGTAGCCGGAGCTACCACCGGAACCGTATCTGATCTGGACGGTAATTTTAGTGTAGAGGCTGATAAAGCTAATGACCTGTACATTAGTGCCGTTGGGTACGAACGAGTAAAAATAGAGGGGGAGTAG
- a CDS encoding BlaI/MecI/CopY family transcriptional regulator → MKELTKAEEEVMQVLWKLKTAFVKDVVAEFPEPKPAYNTVSTIVRILQKKGFVGHESHGQSHKYYPLITKEAYTKSFMKGFVKKYFSGSYQQMVSFFTKEDNLSLSELEELIQELKSKDS, encoded by the coding sequence ATGAAAGAATTGACGAAAGCTGAAGAGGAAGTAATGCAGGTACTATGGAAGCTGAAAACAGCTTTTGTAAAGGATGTTGTTGCCGAGTTTCCTGAGCCAAAACCGGCCTACAATACGGTTTCTACCATCGTTCGAATCTTACAAAAGAAAGGCTTTGTCGGACACGAATCGCACGGTCAGTCGCATAAGTATTATCCTTTAATCACTAAAGAGGCGTACACCAAATCGTTCATGAAAGGATTCGTTAAGAAATACTTCAGTGGGTCGTACCAACAGATGGTTTCGTTTTTTACAAAGGAAGATAACCTCAGTCTGAGCGAGCTGGAAGAACTGATTCAAGAACTTAAATCCAAAGACTCATGA
- a CDS encoding 3-keto-disaccharide hydrolase — MVLQLGKLCPFIVLFIVLIYPAYAQIGVGATPPSDAEVLFNGSKKMLHEKWTYWEGPRLSAELPLKWEIIEDPVDAGYVVNSNDPTAAGGKYGAADIVTKKKYQDFRLHVEFYIADEGGNSGVYLQNRYEIQVLDGDSTSHGMATVINETPSPYHAYRGVGKWNAYDIIFRAARFENGQRTEKAMVTLYFNGEKVHENQPITQVWGGPNSGVDGGNDNGKGITDTPGGIKLQAEGHNVLYRNIWIKELELEAADTNIL, encoded by the coding sequence ATGGTGCTTCAACTTGGCAAGCTATGCCCTTTCATCGTTCTATTCATTGTACTAATCTACCCTGCTTACGCTCAAATTGGCGTAGGTGCCACTCCCCCATCCGATGCTGAAGTACTATTCAATGGAAGCAAAAAAATGCTTCACGAAAAATGGACGTACTGGGAAGGCCCTCGCCTATCTGCGGAGCTACCATTGAAGTGGGAAATTATAGAAGACCCCGTTGATGCGGGCTACGTGGTTAACAGTAATGATCCGACAGCCGCCGGTGGCAAGTACGGAGCAGCCGACATCGTTACCAAAAAGAAATATCAGGATTTTCGGTTGCACGTTGAATTCTACATTGCCGACGAAGGTGGAAACAGCGGGGTTTATCTCCAGAACCGCTACGAAATTCAGGTGCTCGATGGCGACTCAACTTCGCACGGTATGGCCACGGTAATTAACGAAACCCCCTCTCCCTACCACGCTTACCGGGGAGTGGGTAAGTGGAATGCCTACGATATTATTTTCCGAGCCGCCCGCTTTGAAAACGGTCAGCGAACTGAAAAGGCAATGGTCACACTCTACTTCAATGGAGAAAAAGTACACGAAAACCAACCGATCACTCAGGTTTGGGGCGGGCCTAACTCGGGAGTTGACGGAGGTAATGATAACGGAAAAGGTATCACCGACACTCCGGGAGGCATTAAACTTCAGGCGGAAGGCCATAATGTACTCTACCGCAACATCTGGATTAAAGAGCTGGAATTAGAAGCAGCCGACACTAATATTTTGTAA
- a CDS encoding heavy-metal-associated domain-containing protein, protein MKTHTFKTNINCGSCVRAVTPHLNQVTSVESWEVDTDHPDKVLTVEMQSGSAHDVVEAVEKAGFSAQVFN, encoded by the coding sequence ATGAAAACACATACATTTAAAACGAATATTAATTGCGGTAGCTGCGTACGAGCGGTCACCCCTCATCTCAACCAAGTCACCAGTGTTGAAAGCTGGGAAGTTGATACCGATCATCCCGATAAGGTTCTAACGGTTGAGATGCAAAGCGGCTCGGCTCACGATGTGGTAGAGGCGGTGGAAAAAGCCGGATTTTCTGCCCAAGTATTCAACTGA
- a CDS encoding heavy metal translocating P-type ATPase: MTTETIANKQAENQAKNHPLVRKTFPITGMSCAGCAASVESTLNHTEGVTSASVNFASHSVQVDYAESLSPSALQNAIRAVGFDLIIAEENAEEIQQDIQWQHFRQIQIDTIGATALTLPVFIIGMFFSDWSAGRWLSLALSIPVLFWFGRRFFINAFKQARRKQANMDTLVALSTGVAFLFSLFNTFFPQFWTQQGLEPHVYYEAATVIITFILLGKLLEERAKSHTSSAIKKLIGLQPQTLKVIRNNREEEIAIALVVVDDIVVVRPGEKIPVDGVIVQGESFVDESMLTGESLPVEKLPSKAVFAGTINQRGSFRIRATKIGSETRLSQIIRQVREAQGSKAPVQKLVDKIAGIFVPIVLGIAIVTFVVWMLVGGENALTHALLAAISVLVIACPCALGLATPTAIMVGVGRGAENNILIKDAESLELAHQVDAVVLDKTGTITEGKPVVTDLQWTNQDKLELNKSILLAIEAQSEHPLAEAVVKKLQQEEVLLAQLSGFTSLTGRGVQATFSDGKTYSVGSRKLMQELSILLSNEISSRVKVLDSQAKTVVFFASSEQVLAIIAIADTVKKTSKKAIANLQHQGISIHMFTGDSEGAAQAVANAVGIAHYQAEVMPEDKADFVEKLQQQGKTVAMVGDGINDSQALAQADVSIAMGQGSDIAMDVAKMTITTSNLQAIPKALNLSRKTVRGIRQNLFWAFVYNVIGIPIAAGVLYPLNGFLLDPMIAGGAMALSSVSVVMNSLRLRTTKI, encoded by the coding sequence ATGACTACCGAAACAATTGCTAATAAACAGGCAGAAAATCAAGCTAAGAATCATCCTTTGGTGCGAAAAACGTTTCCGATTACAGGTATGAGCTGTGCTGGCTGTGCGGCTAGTGTGGAATCTACGTTAAATCATACCGAAGGAGTAACTTCAGCTAGCGTAAATTTTGCTAGCCACTCCGTACAGGTAGACTACGCAGAATCACTTTCACCCTCCGCGCTACAGAATGCTATTCGGGCAGTAGGCTTTGACCTAATAATTGCTGAAGAAAATGCGGAGGAAATTCAACAGGATATTCAGTGGCAGCACTTTCGGCAAATCCAGATCGATACGATAGGAGCTACGGCACTTACGTTGCCCGTCTTTATTATTGGTATGTTTTTCTCGGATTGGTCAGCCGGTCGTTGGCTTTCCCTAGCACTTAGCATTCCGGTATTGTTTTGGTTTGGTCGCCGCTTTTTTATTAATGCGTTTAAGCAAGCTCGGCGCAAGCAAGCCAATATGGATACGTTGGTAGCTCTCAGCACCGGAGTGGCTTTTCTATTCAGCTTATTTAATACGTTTTTTCCTCAATTCTGGACACAGCAGGGGCTGGAACCTCACGTGTACTACGAGGCCGCTACAGTTATTATCACCTTTATTTTACTGGGAAAACTACTGGAAGAACGGGCAAAATCCCATACTTCTTCCGCTATTAAGAAATTAATAGGCTTGCAACCGCAAACCTTAAAGGTTATTCGTAATAACCGCGAGGAAGAAATTGCTATCGCTTTGGTGGTAGTAGATGATATTGTTGTCGTCCGACCGGGTGAGAAGATTCCAGTAGATGGAGTAATTGTACAAGGAGAATCTTTCGTAGACGAAAGTATGCTAACCGGCGAATCACTACCGGTTGAAAAGTTGCCGAGTAAAGCGGTTTTTGCCGGAACGATCAATCAACGAGGTAGTTTTCGTATTCGAGCCACCAAGATCGGTAGCGAAACCCGGTTATCTCAGATCATTCGGCAGGTACGGGAAGCCCAGGGTAGCAAAGCTCCGGTTCAGAAATTGGTCGACAAAATTGCCGGAATTTTCGTGCCGATTGTACTGGGCATTGCAATAGTTACTTTCGTTGTTTGGATGCTGGTTGGCGGCGAAAATGCGCTGACTCATGCGCTGTTGGCCGCCATTTCGGTGCTGGTTATTGCTTGCCCTTGTGCATTAGGGTTAGCAACTCCCACGGCAATTATGGTGGGAGTAGGGCGAGGAGCGGAGAATAATATTCTCATTAAAGATGCTGAAAGCCTGGAGTTGGCTCACCAAGTAGATGCGGTAGTGTTAGATAAAACCGGAACCATCACCGAAGGTAAACCCGTAGTGACTGATTTACAATGGACTAACCAAGATAAACTAGAACTAAACAAGTCGATTCTTTTGGCAATAGAAGCTCAATCGGAACACCCTCTGGCGGAAGCCGTGGTTAAAAAGCTCCAGCAAGAAGAAGTGCTATTGGCACAACTATCCGGTTTCACTAGCTTAACGGGTAGGGGAGTGCAGGCAACTTTTTCCGACGGAAAAACCTACTCGGTAGGCAGCCGAAAACTAATGCAGGAGCTATCTATTTTACTTAGCAATGAAATAAGCTCTCGAGTCAAAGTGTTGGATAGCCAGGCCAAGACCGTAGTATTTTTTGCAAGCAGCGAGCAAGTGTTAGCTATTATCGCCATTGCCGATACGGTGAAAAAAACATCTAAAAAGGCTATTGCTAATTTGCAGCATCAAGGTATCTCGATACACATGTTTACGGGCGATAGTGAGGGAGCTGCTCAGGCTGTAGCCAATGCAGTGGGCATAGCGCACTACCAAGCGGAAGTAATGCCCGAAGATAAAGCTGATTTTGTAGAAAAGCTGCAACAACAGGGAAAAACGGTAGCGATGGTGGGCGATGGCATCAACGACTCTCAGGCATTAGCCCAGGCCGATGTAAGTATCGCAATGGGACAGGGTTCGGATATAGCGATGGATGTAGCCAAGATGACGATCACTACCTCCAACCTGCAAGCAATTCCTAAAGCGCTGAACCTATCCCGAAAAACGGTGCGAGGTATCCGGCAGAATCTGTTCTGGGCGTTTGTTTATAACGTAATCGGAATACCTATTGCGGCCGGAGTGCTGTATCCACTAAACGGATTCCTGCTTGACCCTATGATTGCGGGCGGGGCGATGGCCTTGAGTTCAGTTTCTGTAGTCATGAACAGCCTACGGTTGCGAACTACTAAAATCTAA
- a CDS encoding AAA domain-containing protein, with amino-acid sequence MTEIIQELQRQIQLLRLEKEADLEYYRQKVLLASLEDRKRDGVCWYPVVVESQRYSLGEKLIIRVRRSDESTKSHVFTSGKIVSLFSNLFNDRPSVSGVVNDVRKHHMTITLNVSELPSWINEGNLGVDLLFDEMAYREMEKALKKVIETKDPRLLDLRSVLLGEQSATFTKDSLGGAIGLLNESQNQALQRIRQAQDVAVVHGPPGTGKTTTLVQSIIQTVQLEKQVLVCAPSNAAVDLLTEKLSEQSLDVVRLGHPARVTEQNLSRTIDAQIAQHGYYKDLKALRRRSEEMRSLALKYKRNFGHSERQQRKRLLGEASGLRNEAEQLEHYIVADILSKSQVIACTLVGAANNLIKGFRCDTVFIDEAAQALEAACWIPIQKAQRVIFAGDHYQLPPTIKSFAAAQQGLNVTLFEKCIDRQKKLGSPVDALLQMQYRMHQKIMQFSSHYFYDDQLKAASSVQDITLTENQPPLAFVDTAGCGFNEKTDPETLSTFNEEEGQLLLRHLNALVEDLTPQFFLENQVRIGIITPYKAQVKFLTEHYLSYELLSDIQPLITIDTVDAFQGREREIIYISLVRSNAKGEIGFLKDIRRTNVAMTRAKKKLVIFGDSATLGNHPFYSELLDYVQQSDAYQSAFEYIYPG; translated from the coding sequence ATGACCGAAATTATTCAAGAATTACAGCGGCAAATTCAGCTACTACGATTGGAAAAAGAAGCTGATTTAGAATATTATCGCCAGAAGGTGCTGCTGGCCAGCCTGGAAGATCGCAAGCGCGACGGAGTCTGCTGGTACCCAGTGGTGGTGGAAAGTCAGCGGTACAGCCTGGGAGAGAAACTTATCATTCGAGTGAGGCGTAGCGATGAATCCACCAAATCTCACGTTTTTACCTCGGGGAAAATCGTAAGTCTGTTTTCAAATCTTTTCAACGACCGCCCCTCGGTATCTGGGGTGGTGAACGATGTACGCAAGCATCATATGACGATCACGTTGAACGTTAGTGAGCTACCCTCCTGGATCAACGAAGGTAATTTAGGGGTGGATTTGCTGTTTGATGAGATGGCTTACCGCGAGATGGAAAAAGCCCTAAAGAAAGTCATTGAAACTAAAGACCCTCGCTTACTAGATTTGCGCTCGGTTCTATTGGGTGAGCAATCGGCTACGTTCACCAAGGATAGCTTAGGAGGGGCAATAGGTTTGCTCAATGAGAGTCAGAATCAGGCATTGCAACGTATTCGGCAGGCGCAAGATGTTGCTGTAGTACACGGGCCGCCCGGCACTGGCAAAACAACCACATTGGTTCAATCAATTATTCAGACGGTACAACTGGAAAAACAAGTGCTGGTATGCGCTCCCAGCAATGCTGCCGTTGATTTATTAACCGAAAAACTGAGTGAACAATCATTAGACGTAGTTCGGCTAGGACATCCGGCTCGGGTAACCGAACAAAACTTAAGTCGCACTATTGATGCTCAAATTGCACAACACGGATACTACAAAGATCTTAAGGCGTTGCGACGGCGCTCCGAGGAAATGCGTAGCCTAGCCCTGAAGTATAAGCGAAATTTTGGTCACTCCGAACGTCAGCAGCGAAAACGACTACTCGGAGAAGCTTCCGGACTGCGGAATGAAGCAGAGCAACTGGAGCATTACATTGTAGCTGATATACTATCCAAATCGCAAGTGATTGCCTGTACGCTGGTCGGTGCGGCCAATAACCTCATCAAGGGGTTTCGCTGCGATACCGTATTTATTGATGAAGCGGCTCAAGCTTTGGAAGCGGCCTGCTGGATTCCTATTCAGAAAGCGCAGCGGGTGATATTTGCGGGGGATCATTACCAACTTCCTCCTACCATTAAATCCTTCGCAGCGGCTCAGCAAGGGTTGAATGTTACTTTATTTGAAAAGTGTATTGATCGGCAAAAGAAATTGGGTAGTCCGGTAGATGCACTCTTACAAATGCAGTACCGAATGCACCAGAAGATTATGCAGTTTTCCAGCCATTATTTCTACGACGATCAATTAAAAGCAGCCAGTTCCGTACAAGACATTACTCTGACTGAAAATCAACCACCGCTCGCTTTTGTGGATACTGCTGGTTGTGGCTTTAATGAGAAAACCGACCCCGAAACACTCAGCACCTTCAATGAAGAGGAAGGACAACTGCTGCTGCGTCACTTGAATGCTCTGGTGGAGGATTTGACTCCGCAATTTTTCTTGGAAAACCAGGTTCGTATCGGAATTATTACCCCCTACAAAGCGCAAGTAAAATTTCTTACCGAGCATTATCTTTCGTATGAATTGCTGTCGGATATTCAGCCGCTTATTACTATTGATACCGTGGATGCTTTTCAGGGAAGAGAGCGAGAAATAATTTACATTAGCCTAGTGCGCTCTAATGCCAAAGGCGAAATCGGCTTTCTTAAAGACATCCGTAGAACCAACGTAGCCATGACTCGAGCCAAGAAAAAGCTAGTAATTTTCGGCGATAGCGCCACTTTAGGAAATCATCCGTTTTACAGCGAGTTATTGGATTACGTACAACAATCCGACGCTTACCAAAGCGCGTTTGAGTACATTTATCCCGGCTAA
- the scpB gene encoding SMC-Scp complex subunit ScpB has protein sequence MNFLQKHIEALIFCADSPISLADIIGCLTEMFDTEVSQEDVLAEIQNLVKEYEDERYSYHIVQINEGYQFLTKPAYQASISILLKQQSKKRLSTAALETLSIIAYKQPITKSMIEQIRGVGCDYAIQKLLEKSLIEIKGKDETVGRPLLYGTSDKFMEYFGINNLQELPLPKDFSQSNEIGELAIDSLTENQISSQDTSQDHSPT, from the coding sequence TTGAACTTTCTTCAAAAGCATATTGAAGCGCTTATCTTTTGCGCCGATAGCCCTATTTCCCTGGCCGATATTATTGGTTGCCTCACTGAAATGTTCGATACTGAAGTTTCGCAAGAAGATGTACTTGCTGAAATTCAGAACTTAGTGAAGGAGTACGAAGATGAACGTTACTCCTATCATATCGTTCAGATTAACGAAGGGTATCAATTTCTGACGAAACCCGCTTACCAAGCCAGCATCAGTATTCTGTTAAAGCAACAATCTAAAAAGAGGCTCTCTACCGCTGCCTTAGAAACGCTTTCAATAATTGCCTACAAACAGCCAATCACTAAATCAATGATTGAGCAAATAAGAGGAGTAGGTTGCGATTACGCTATACAGAAACTATTAGAAAAATCGCTGATTGAAATTAAAGGGAAAGACGAAACAGTCGGGCGTCCGTTACTCTACGGAACATCTGATAAGTTTATGGAGTACTTCGGTATCAATAATCTTCAGGAACTGCCGCTACCCAAAGATTTTTCTCAAAGCAATGAAATTGGGGAATTGGCTATTGATTCGCTTACCGAAAATCAAATTTCTAGCCAGGATACGTCGCAAGATCATTCCCCGACATGA
- a CDS encoding TraR/DksA family transcriptional regulator: MQQHEKKRYSDEELGEFEEIIDGKLAKAKEELDNIKQSLSRIHDNGTDTTVGNTKLLEDGADTLEKESLSQLAARQQKFIIQLENAKARIKNRTYGICIDTGKLISKERLRAVPHTRHSIEAKLKQQ; encoded by the coding sequence ATGCAACAACACGAAAAGAAACGATACTCCGATGAAGAGTTAGGGGAGTTTGAAGAAATTATTGATGGTAAATTAGCGAAAGCCAAGGAAGAGTTAGATAATATTAAACAATCGCTGAGTAGAATTCATGATAATGGCACCGATACCACAGTAGGGAACACTAAGCTTTTAGAAGACGGCGCCGATACATTGGAGAAAGAGAGTTTAAGCCAATTAGCCGCCCGTCAGCAGAAGTTTATTATTCAGTTAGAGAATGCCAAAGCCAGAATCAAGAACCGAACTTACGGTATTTGTATTGATACGGGTAAGCTAATTTCTAAGGAGCGGCTTCGGGCAGTTCCTCACACCCGCCATTCAATTGAAGCCAAACTAAAACAGCAGTAA
- a CDS encoding NAD(P)H-dependent oxidoreductase: MIITDKALQFRENIGNPIRVGIIGAGYMSKGLINQIERYTSGMKVVAISNRTIDKALGCYHQAGITDVAIVNNASQLSDAISHEQYAVCQHSSILCEADGVDIIVEATGTIDYAASSVLNAVKHHKPVVLLNAELDATLGPILKYYADQSGVILTGSDGDQPGVIMNLYRFVKGLGFDPLVAGNIKGFLDFHKNPDDMAEYAKKAGQNVNMITSFTDGTKIAFEQASVANATGMVVNKRGMNAFRSTDHVDELTQLYDIDELKSLGGIVDYAVGPKPGPGVYVFATTDDPLSKDYLNYLKLGKGPLYSFYTPYHLCFFEVPNSIVRTFHFNDAVMAPLDGPVVEVVTAAKQNLKAGDTLDGFGGYTSYGVCENYEASRSENLLPIGLTEGVKLKRDVAKDAIITFDDIEILNDQLSFQLYQEQLAHFAPKPVAVG; this comes from the coding sequence ATGATCATTACTGACAAAGCTTTACAGTTTCGAGAAAATATAGGTAACCCAATCCGGGTGGGAATTATTGGTGCTGGCTACATGTCTAAAGGGCTAATTAACCAGATTGAGCGTTATACATCTGGAATGAAAGTAGTAGCGATTAGCAATCGTACTATAGACAAAGCACTAGGCTGCTACCACCAAGCCGGTATTACCGATGTTGCGATTGTAAATAATGCTAGCCAGCTTAGCGATGCAATTAGTCACGAACAGTATGCGGTTTGCCAACATTCCTCTATTCTTTGTGAGGCAGACGGAGTTGATATTATTGTAGAGGCCACGGGTACAATTGATTACGCCGCCTCATCAGTCTTAAATGCGGTTAAACACCATAAGCCAGTAGTTTTGCTCAACGCCGAACTAGATGCTACGCTAGGCCCTATTCTTAAATACTATGCCGATCAATCAGGTGTGATTTTAACGGGAAGTGATGGTGACCAACCGGGCGTTATCATGAACTTATATCGGTTTGTGAAGGGGTTAGGGTTTGATCCGCTAGTAGCCGGAAATATTAAAGGCTTTTTGGATTTCCACAAAAATCCGGATGATATGGCTGAGTATGCTAAGAAAGCCGGTCAGAATGTAAATATGATTACGTCTTTTACCGATGGTACTAAAATCGCCTTTGAGCAAGCCTCGGTAGCTAATGCAACCGGAATGGTGGTAAACAAGCGCGGCATGAACGCCTTCCGATCAACCGATCACGTTGATGAACTAACTCAGCTATACGACATTGATGAGCTGAAGTCGCTCGGGGGTATTGTTGATTATGCGGTAGGACCCAAACCCGGTCCGGGGGTTTATGTATTCGCCACTACTGATGATCCGCTGTCTAAAGATTACTTAAACTATTTAAAATTAGGGAAGGGGCCTCTTTATAGCTTTTACACCCCTTATCACTTATGCTTTTTTGAAGTGCCCAATTCTATTGTTCGCACATTCCATTTCAACGATGCAGTGATGGCACCTTTAGACGGGCCAGTAGTTGAAGTGGTGACGGCGGCCAAACAGAATCTAAAAGCCGGCGATACGCTAGATGGCTTTGGTGGGTATACGAGTTACGGGGTTTGTGAAAACTACGAGGCTAGTCGTTCCGAAAATTTATTGCCCATCGGGTTAACCGAAGGGGTAAAATTGAAGAGAGACGTTGCTAAGGATGCAATCATCACCTTCGATGATATAGAAATTCTGAATGACCAGCTTTCATTCCAATTGTACCAGGAGCAGCTAGCGCATTTTGCCCCTAAGCCGGTGGCTGTTGGCTAG